The Deltaproteobacteria bacterium genome segment AGCCTTCATGAGTCTAATTTTAATGGTGCTCTCATTCATGGGGCTCCTTTCTCTTTAGGGTGATATTTTAACCCAAGCAAGTTGAATAATCCTCCCTCCCTTGCTTCAAGCAACTTCTTTTTCTTTACTCTTTCTGACTATAGTTCTTTTTTCTTCAGGAATAGGAGGCGGAACAGACTCGCCAACAATCTTCGTCACCGCACCAAATTTAGGCGGGCACGCCTCAAAGCAAGTCCCGCATTTTATGCATTTTTCCTGGTCAATGACATGGATCTGGTTCTTGGCACTTATAATCGCTTCCACAGGGCATCTCTTAGCACAAATCATACAGGCCTGGCACTTTTCCGGATCAATATAATAAGAGACTACTTCGCTAAATAACTGGTCAATCTCGTCGCTGGTGTACAGGTCTTTATATTCCTCTGTGTTCTCAAGGCGCGTCCCCAGTTTTTCCTGTTTCATCAGCTTAATGTAGGGGACGAGCTTTGTTACTTCTTCAAGTTTCGATCTTAATTCGTTTTGATCGATTCCTTCACTTGCACCTAGCGGTCCCAATTCCTTCACCTTACTGCTAAACTCATTCATGATTCTGCCGAAACGGATTCCTTCGCCGGCGTCACACCAGTCAATCATCAACCTTTCGGGGTTTAGCCCTATGTGCTCCATTATTCTTCTACAGAGATGCACCATGCTTAGTGCATGGTAATTTCCATGAACCATATAATTACATTCACCAGGATGACAACCGCCGAT includes the following:
- a CDS encoding hydrogenase iron-sulfur subunit; this translates as MAGVSRLQYTTEARLIRVMCTGRVDLSFVLRGFSNGADGVFIGGCHPGECNYMVHGNYHALSMVHLCRRIMEHIGLNPERLMIDWCDAGEGIRFGRIMNEFSSKVKELGPLGASEGIDQNELRSKLEEVTKLVPYIKLMKQEKLGTRLENTEEYKDLYTSDEIDQLFSEVVSYYIDPEKCQACMICAKRCPVEAIISAKNQIHVIDQEKCIKCGTCFEACPPKFGAVTKIVGESVPPPIPEEKRTIVRKSKEKEVA